GTAGTGCCGGCTTTTTTCAATTCTACATTTACACTTTCTATGAAAATTTTTAAAGCTGCCTTTGTTGCGGCATAAACAGAGAAAAAAGGAGAAGACATAAATCCGGCAATGCTCACCATAACGCCACAATAAAAGTCTTTCTTATTCTCTATCTTTGAATAGAAATGCTTGATAAGGCGTAATGCTGCAATCGCGTTCACATTGAACGATGCAATGATTTGTTGTTCGTCTATATCACGAAATAAAGACAAGTTCCCAAATCCGGCTGTTATCATCAATGCGTCAATATCATCAAAGCGGTCGAAGAAAGTATAATCCAATTCAGTCAAATCAAATTCATAACTTTCTATTTTCTTCTGCTTGTATTCCTCGACTAATGGTGCTTTGTCTACAATATAAATTTTCTCACATGTATGCCGCTTTGCCATTTCTGTAGCGATGCTTAGTCCAATGCCGTTGGCACCGCCTACGATTAAAATCCGTTTCATATTTCCATAAAGTTTTTCCGTTCCGTAAATTGCTGCATGATATCTGCCATGGCGATGCTTTCTTTTCTCCGTAGTCTTGCCGTGCTGAACCGGTGATTGTAAATGCAGGAAATAAATTCTTGAATTTCGTAGCGCAGACCTGCGCTATCCCATTTGTAAAAGAACTTTTTGTTTTCGTTTTGGTCTTCATAGCGCAATTCAAAGTAATCCGTTTTCCACCATGGGGCAGGTACATAAGCATAACCTTTCGTCCCGCTGATGACCAAATTTCCTTCGGTTTTTACTCCCAATCCGACTTTAAAGGAACACACAGCCTTGGGATAACGCATCACCCCTTTTGTGTACATGTCTATGCCGCCTTTCATTCTCGAATAGTAATTCAGATTATCATAATCTATACCTAACAGCTTGATGATGGGCAGCAAGGGATAAGACCCCAATTCATACATTGAACCACCGGCTTGATTCGGGTCAAACTCACGCAAGGACTTGTCCGCAAGCAGCTTGGATAGAGAAGCTTCTATATCCACCACCTCACCAATCACTCCGCTCTTTATCATGACAATCAAGTGATTGAACGCCGGACAATGGGCAGTCTTATTTGCTTCCATCAATACGACTTCCTGACTTTCTGCCAATTTGAACAATTCACGTGCTTTATCTCCATTAAGCACCATAGGAGTTTCGCAAAGCACATGCTTATGAGCCAGTAAAGCTTGTTTTGCGTAGGCATAATGCGTCAGGTGAGGAGAGGCTATGTATACGGCATCCACGTCATCCAATAGCTTTTCATATGTGCGGTACACATCGGGTATGTTCTTCTGCACCACAAAGTTGGCTGCCTTGCCAAAATCTAAGTCAAATGCTGCCGTTACTTCCACCCCGTTTACAAAATCGGCTTCCGTTACAAAGCGTTGGGCAATTCGTCCCGTTCCTACAATTCCCACACGTACCGTTTCTTGCGATTCTGCCCGTAATTGTGTAGACGAAATGCCTTCCGTTCGAGGCAAGTAAACGACTTTGCAAAACTCATTCAGGTAATCGAATTTACCTTCCCAGTCCGATCCTATAGCAAAAATGTCAATGTTGTATTTCTGTATATCGTCAATCTTTTGTCCGATATAGTCCTCAATGATAATCCGGTCAGCCAATCCTGTAGCTTTTACTGCCTCTACACGTTCTAACACATTATTCCTTACATTCAGCTTGCCACGATCCCGGTCGAAACTGTCATTGGTTACACCTACTATCAGATAATCCCCCAAAGCCTTGGCACGCTTTAAAAGATTGATATGCCCTTGATGAAGCAAATCGTATGTACCGTATGTGATTACTTTTTTCATTGTTCTTTTTTTCTAAATGTCCATTCAAAGTTTATTAAAAGGCGAGTGCTTTTTATGTTATCTTCGGTTGGTATGGATAAACATGGCATAATGGTTAACCGTTTCTCCGAAAATACCATTCCTATACGTATTTTTTTACTTGCAATGCGATATTCAGGTATGTTGCGATAACTTAGAGTAAATCCTATGTTTTCAGTTATTTGTAGTGCACTTCCTATTTCGTAGCATGTAATGTAATCCCATGAAGTATCTTTATGGGGATTCAATGTTCCGTATATTGAAAACCTATGGTTGAATTTGCATTGGAGTGTACATAGCATTCCGTAATCTTGAAAGTTGCCGTTCCATTGAGTGCCTATGTAAGGAGATAATTCTATTTCTAAATCTTTCCATGTAGATGCATAATTCAGATACCCTCTGATATACTGATAAGCAAAATCTTCGGAAAATATACTTTCTTCCAACTTTAATCCCCATGTGTTTTTATAAGTGTAGCTTGTATATGGAAATTTATTATCACGTATGCCTATTTTAATTTGGGCGTGCAAAGAATACGAAATACTTGCAAGCAAATAAATTATAAGAATTTTACTTTTCATCTTTGTATCGGTCTGTCAGAAGTTACGATGAACCCTTTTTGAATATATGCTTTAATCTTTTCTTTGTTATTAACAGTCCACACATTAGCTTTCAATCTATATGTTTTGATATCTTCCATTATCCTTCCATTTGATTGTATAAAATTCTCCTGATACGAAACGCCTTTTATTCCTGCTTTAGCAGCTTCTTGCGGAGTAACGGTTGGGTCGTATATCCATGTAGCGTGCGCATACCCTCTAGCTCTTAATGTTTCCATATAAGTCCGAGTGCAGAAGAATTCCACTTTAGATTCTAATCCTCTTCTTTCAATTTCTGTTAGTAGACGATTGACATCTACATGTTTTAAATCCAAAATAAGTTTGGTAGATGATTGAGGGGTATTAGTAATTATGTCAAAAAATTCATTCAGTGTTGCAAGATGGACATCATCTATTAATTGAGTTGTTATATCAATATAGTTTGTTGCTGAGATTTTTATTCCATAATAATCATCATCATGTTCTATGACAAAAACAGAATCTTTTGTCATTCTTACATCACATTCCGATCCATAGAATCCCATTTCTAATGCAGATTTTA
The Phocaeicola salanitronis DSM 18170 genome window above contains:
- a CDS encoding SDR family NAD(P)-dependent oxidoreductase, giving the protein MKRILIVGGANGIGLSIATEMAKRHTCEKIYIVDKAPLVEEYKQKKIESYEFDLTELDYTFFDRFDDIDALMITAGFGNLSLFRDIDEQQIIASFNVNAIAALRLIKHFYSKIENKKDFYCGVMVSIAGFMSSPFFSVYAATKAALKIFIESVNVELKKAGTTNRILNVSPGSLKGTSFNHGKTDLTVTAPMAQTIIQHLENKDDLFIPQYEEIFKHVLERYHQDFRAEGIHSYEYKLKSGRVNVIPKQN
- a CDS encoding Gfo/Idh/MocA family oxidoreductase, with amino-acid sequence MKKVITYGTYDLLHQGHINLLKRAKALGDYLIVGVTNDSFDRDRGKLNVRNNVLERVEAVKATGLADRIIIEDYIGQKIDDIQKYNIDIFAIGSDWEGKFDYLNEFCKVVYLPRTEGISSTQLRAESQETVRVGIVGTGRIAQRFVTEADFVNGVEVTAAFDLDFGKAANFVVQKNIPDVYRTYEKLLDDVDAVYIASPHLTHYAYAKQALLAHKHVLCETPMVLNGDKARELFKLAESQEVVLMEANKTAHCPAFNHLIVMIKSGVIGEVVDIEASLSKLLADKSLREFDPNQAGGSMYELGSYPLLPIIKLLGIDYDNLNYYSRMKGGIDMYTKGVMRYPKAVCSFKVGLGVKTEGNLVISGTKGYAYVPAPWWKTDYFELRYEDQNENKKFFYKWDSAGLRYEIQEFISCIYNHRFSTARLRRKESIAMADIMQQFTERKNFMEI
- a CDS encoding glycerophosphodiester phosphodiesterase family protein, with the translated sequence MMKTWKWITLLYIFLLFSCTSDIDEFFTSKENLSQIIAHQGNWQWEGWKRNSIEALKSALEMGFYGSECDVRMTKDSVFVIEHDDDYYGIKISATNYIDITTQLIDDVHLATLNEFFDIITNTPQSSTKLILDLKHVDVNRLLTEIERRGLESKVEFFCTRTYMETLRARGYAHATWIYDPTVTPQEAAKAGIKGVSYQENFIQSNGRIMEDIKTYRLKANVWTVNNKEKIKAYIQKGFIVTSDRPIQR